The Rouxiella sp. WC2420 region GCAGTGACGGCAATTTTACTTCGGCACTCGGCATTGCCACTCTTGATGGTCTAGGGGCTACCGGCCTGGGAATTCATGCCCGTCATGAACATATTATTGTTGCCGACATCCCTTTACGCGCTGCGTTGATTGCCGAAATTATTCTCGGCGAGGACATGCCGCAAGGATGATCAAATAACGCCTAAATTGCTCTCCAAAGCAGGGCCTTATTTTGGTGCATATCATCCCGAGGTAGTGCGTTGAGATGTGTAATCACTAATATGGCTATTAGGCTTTTTATTACCGTCCTTATTTAATTAGGGGCGGTTTTTCTGTTTTTATTTTATTGCATTCTTAAGTGTTATTTTCTGATTTATTTTTCTTTAGTCATCTAATAATCGATCTTTTAGTTTATTTAGTTATTTAACTGATATTGGCACGGATCCTGCGTTCTCTTAATTAAGTGAAAAAAACCGGCAGATGAAAGGTTAATTATTCGCAAAGCTATTAACACACCAGATTAATTGATTTTTTGATATTACTTTAAAGAAGGGAAGTAGCATGACAGACACACGACTATCTGAAGATAAACCGGCGGCAGAGGCCGAAGAGTGGAAGGTGGGTAAGGGCGCTTACATCGCGCTGATCGCCGTAATCCTGATGTTCTCGGGCGCGTTTTTGAAAGTTGACGGCAAGGCCTGGCTGGGTGCTTTTGACTTTACTACCTTGGGTGGCTCGTTTGGCACAATGAAAAATCCGGCTACCGATACTTTCGTCGGCGCAGGCGGACTCTCAGCTAAAGCCGGCTTCCTGTTCGCGCTGTCATTGGTGCCGACGGTGATGCTGGCACTGGGCCTGCTGGAAATTTTCACCCATTACGGCGCTATTCGTGCGGCGCACAAGTTACTGACTCCATTGCTAAAACCGATCCTCGGCATTCCGGGGCATACCGGACTGGCGTTGATTACTGACCTGCAAAGTACCGACGCGGGCGCAGCGCTGAGTAAAGAGCTGTACGACAGCAAACGCATCACCCGCAAAGACGTGGTGATCATGGGAGCCTGGCAGTATTCCGGCGCGGGACTTATTAATAACTATTTTTCGATTGGGTCCGCAATGTTTGCTTCATTAACGCTGCCGGTGATTATCCCGCTGTTGTTGATGTTTGTTTTGAAATTTGTCGGTGCCGTGTTTGTTCGCTTTATGTTGAGTACTGTTTATAAGAAGGATTTTGAGAATGAGTAATGTAGCCAAAGTTAATAATAATCCGTTTGATATTTTCGTTATTGGTGCGCGCAAAGGTTTCAATATCGCAATTAATAACCTGATGCCGAACGTGGTCATGGCTTACGTCATTTCCGAGATCCTGAACCTCTTGGGCGTAATGAACCTGATTGGTCACGTTTTTGCACCATTAATGGGCTTGCTGGGGCTGCCGGGAGAGGCGGTAACCGTGTTGCTGACTGCCTGGCTGTCATCATCGGCTGGTACTGGTGTGGCGATCAGCCTGTTGACCAAAGGCACGCTGGACCCGGCGCAAATCACTATTTTGGCTCCTGCAATCTTCTTGATGGGGTCGCAGTTGCAATACATGGGCCGCCTGTTGGGTGTTGCCGATGTGCCGAAAAAATATTGGCCGCTGTTAATGCTGACCAGCATCTTCAACTCTATTATCGCCATGATTGTTATGCGGATTATCTCCTGATAACGCATTTCGGCCTAAACAGTAACTGTGAAGTTTTACAGGAGACGATTTCGTGTCAAAAACATTAGCTCACTATCAGCATTTGCATCAGATCCCCGAACTGGGCTTCGTGGAGTTCAAAACTTCGGCCTATATCGCCGAGGCACTGGAAGCGGCAGGTTTTAAAGTCACCCGAAATGTTAACGGCACCACCGGCATTATTGCCGAGCTGGACAGCGGCCAACCTGGCCCAGTGATGGCGTTGCGCGCAGATATGGATGCGCTCGGTCATATTATCGATGGTCAGCTGGTCGCGCGTCACACTTGCGGTCACGACGGTCATTCTTCAGTGGTGCTGGCCACTGCTCAGGAAGTGATAAAGGAAGGGATAGTCAAAAAAGGCCGTCTTAAAATTCTGTTCCAGCCTGCCGAGGAGCTGGGAACGGGGGCGTTGGCGATGGTAGAAGGCGGCGTGCTGGACGACATCGATATGCTGCTGGGTTTTCACGTTCGTCCACTGGAAGAATGCCCTATGGGGCAGGCAGTTCCGGCGATGCTGTATTCGGCCTGCGCGACCGTCGAGGCAACGATTACCGGTCTGCCTTCGCATGCGGCGCGTCCGCATCTTGGTATTAATGCGCTGGACGCCGCCGTGGCTGCCGTACAGGCGGTCAATACGATTCATCTTGCGCCGAACCTGACCTGGAGCGTCAAGGCTACGCGTTTCCTTTGCGATGCAGGCGTGACCAACTCGGTGCCTGATATCGCGACCGTTTGTTGGGATCTGCGTTCGCAGTACAACGAGCCGATGGATGAGCTTAAAGCCAAGGTGTTAAAAGCTATTGAACACAGCGTGGCGGCATTGGGTGCCAGCGCTGAGATTAGAGTGATGAAGGAGATGCCTGCGGCTATCGTTAACGATGAGATAACAGCAATCATTGCCGAGTCGATTGTCGAAGTGTTAGGACCTGAAGGTCTGACCGAGCCGAAATTCACGCCGGGCAGTGAAGATTTCTTCCACTATCCGCGTCAGTGTCCGCAGGTGAAAACGGGTTTCTGGGGTTTGGGTGCCAATCTGACGCCGGGGCTACATCATCCTGAGATGCGCTTTGACCTTGAGGCGCTAGAAATTGGCGTAAGAGTATTTAAAGGCTGCGTGAAAAGAGTGCTGGGTTAAGGGGCGATTCACGCCCCTGCCTGAGTTGGAAAAGGTGGTTATCTTATTGCTCGACGCTGCGGTTCCACTGGGTGTTCCATTTAGGACGATTTTGATTAATGGTTTTCCAGTCCAGCACCACGGCGTTTTTAACGTAAGACTGCATCTGTTTTAACTGTTCTCCGGCAGCGCCACTTTCCGTAACCTGAGTATTCGTCGGGCTGTAGGCGGCGTGATCCAGCGCCAGTTTCTGCGCTTCAGGCGAGATAACCCAGGCCGCCAGTTTTTGCGCCAATTCCGGCGAGCTGTTGTTGGCAAGCACACACTGCGCTGACATCAGCAGCACGCCGCCCAGTGTTGCTGCGACTCCGTGCGAGGCTTAATGATGCACTTTTTTTACTGGTGCGCGATGGCTATGACGCGGTGTGCCTGGATCGCAACGAAGGCCCTTATCCTATCCGCACTTTTACCGGAGATATCGGCGGGCGAGTGGCGTTTTGCAGGGGATGGCGGTAGCCGCGCTCAGTGTCGGTACCCTGGCCGAGCGTTTGAATCCGGAGCGTTTACCGGTGG contains the following coding sequences:
- a CDS encoding nucleoside recognition domain-containing protein translates to MTDTRLSEDKPAAEAEEWKVGKGAYIALIAVILMFSGAFLKVDGKAWLGAFDFTTLGGSFGTMKNPATDTFVGAGGLSAKAGFLFALSLVPTVMLALGLLEIFTHYGAIRAAHKLLTPLLKPILGIPGHTGLALITDLQSTDAGAALSKELYDSKRITRKDVVIMGAWQYSGAGLINNYFSIGSAMFASLTLPVIIPLLLMFVLKFVGAVFVRFMLSTVYKKDFENE
- a CDS encoding amidohydrolase, translating into MSKTLAHYQHLHQIPELGFVEFKTSAYIAEALEAAGFKVTRNVNGTTGIIAELDSGQPGPVMALRADMDALGHIIDGQLVARHTCGHDGHSSVVLATAQEVIKEGIVKKGRLKILFQPAEELGTGALAMVEGGVLDDIDMLLGFHVRPLEECPMGQAVPAMLYSACATVEATITGLPSHAARPHLGINALDAAVAAVQAVNTIHLAPNLTWSVKATRFLCDAGVTNSVPDIATVCWDLRSQYNEPMDELKAKVLKAIEHSVAALGASAEIRVMKEMPAAIVNDEITAIIAESIVEVLGPEGLTEPKFTPGSEDFFHYPRQCPQVKTGFWGLGANLTPGLHHPEMRFDLEALEIGVRVFKGCVKRVLG
- a CDS encoding YjiG family protein; its protein translation is MSNVAKVNNNPFDIFVIGARKGFNIAINNLMPNVVMAYVISEILNLLGVMNLIGHVFAPLMGLLGLPGEAVTVLLTAWLSSSAGTGVAISLLTKGTLDPAQITILAPAIFLMGSQLQYMGRLLGVADVPKKYWPLLMLTSIFNSIIAMIVMRIIS